One Rhizoctonia solani chromosome 1, complete sequence DNA window includes the following coding sequences:
- a CDS encoding cyclin, producing MATDFWSSSLGLVVDRATVEQARALDLQYADQTQIALIGILFANVISKLCKKLNLKQQVVATTDLATDEYQYKSFPGDHSKLAEMEFYLLEDLDFDLIVFHPYRSLLALLPRYETVQESEAGELSSGSGSTASFYNDGERYWGTGEGRMEGIEDGAIQMAW from the exons ATGGCCACTGACTTTTGGTCTTCGTCACTA GGATTGGTTGTCGATCGTGCGACTGTTGAACAAGCACGGGCATTGGATCTTCAATATGCTGACCAGACCCAAATCGCGCTAATTGGTATCCTTTTCGCAAACG TTATCTCAAAACTATGTAAAAAGCTCAACTTGAAGCAACAGGTCGTTGCGACTACC GACCTTGCCACAGATGAGTATCAATACAAGTCATTTCCTGGAGATCACTCCAAGCTCGCCGAAATGGAATTCTACCTCCTCGAAGACCTCGACTTTGACTTGATTGTGTTCCACCCTTACCGAAGTCTGCTGGCGCTGCTCCCACGTTATGAGACGGTTCAAGAAAGCGAAGCAGGCGAATTAAGCAGTGGGTCCGGTTCTACAGCATCGTTCTACAATGACGGGGAGAGATATTGGGGCACGGGCGAAGGCCGGATGGAAGGCATCGAAGACGGCGCTATCCAAATGGCTTGGTAG